In one Acidimicrobiales bacterium genomic region, the following are encoded:
- a CDS encoding DUF2617 family protein, with protein MLDTPFRDVAAGQLCFRTDAPVQPSLAVLRLPALGGTLELHLLGASHQALLRTDQVEVTELVACGAGAPGLPARDHRVVGPLACRFQARILSGAAGHAAALRHRYQDAPDALVGAFPGSSDALTVLAAEVSRHRCRWRTWHVYPQTDEVAMTTTTVTTAPVVAPPAPANPPAVAAGLGARPSAVLGRPLVEGDGS; from the coding sequence GTGCTCGACACCCCGTTCCGCGACGTGGCCGCCGGCCAGCTCTGCTTCCGCACCGACGCCCCGGTCCAGCCCTCGCTGGCCGTGCTGCGGCTCCCGGCCCTGGGTGGGACGCTGGAGCTCCACCTCCTGGGTGCCTCCCACCAGGCCCTGCTCCGCACCGACCAGGTCGAGGTCACCGAGCTGGTGGCCTGCGGGGCGGGCGCCCCCGGCCTGCCGGCCCGCGACCACCGGGTGGTGGGCCCGCTGGCCTGCCGGTTCCAGGCCCGCATCCTCTCCGGCGCGGCCGGCCACGCCGCCGCCCTCCGCCACCGCTACCAGGACGCGCCCGACGCCCTGGTCGGGGCGTTCCCCGGCTCGTCCGACGCCCTCACCGTGCTGGCCGCCGAGGTCAGCCGCCACCGGTGCCGCTGGCGCACCTGGCACGTCTACCCCCAGACCGACGAGGTCGCCATGACCACCACCACCGTCACCACCGCACCGGTCGTCGCGCCCCCGGCTCCGGCCAACCCGCCGGCCGTCGCCGCCGGCCTCGGAGCACGGCCCTCCGCGGTGCTCGGGCGCCCGTTGGTCGAGGGAGACGGGTCGTGA
- a CDS encoding DUF4178 domain-containing protein — translation MGTAVVVVVIVVLVVALAAVAVVVAARISARRTREARGRQHAATAAVMTPDGRLSPVAITVGDVVNIKGTDNLVVGSVRYDEDGFQWLEHLLEDTERTWLSVEDDEGVLETVLWRQVKGSTQEPGGAEVSLDGVTYAFQERGRAAYSTSGSTGLPAHGHMEYADYVGPDGHRLGFERFTSGSWEMATGVVLAPAEVTVWARSAGA, via the coding sequence GTGGGAACGGCCGTGGTCGTGGTGGTGATCGTCGTGCTGGTGGTGGCGCTGGCCGCCGTGGCCGTGGTCGTGGCCGCCCGCATCTCGGCCCGCCGGACCCGCGAGGCGCGGGGCCGCCAGCACGCGGCGACGGCGGCGGTGATGACCCCCGACGGGCGGCTGAGCCCGGTCGCCATCACCGTCGGGGACGTGGTGAACATCAAGGGCACCGACAACCTGGTGGTCGGGTCGGTGCGCTACGACGAGGACGGCTTCCAGTGGCTGGAGCACCTCCTGGAGGACACCGAGCGCACCTGGCTCAGCGTCGAGGACGACGAGGGGGTCCTGGAGACCGTGCTCTGGCGCCAGGTCAAGGGCAGCACCCAGGAGCCCGGGGGCGCCGAGGTGAGCCTGGACGGCGTCACCTACGCCTTCCAGGAGCGCGGCCGGGCCGCCTACTCCACCTCCGGCTCGACCGGGCTCCCGGCCCACGGCCACATGGAGTACGCCGACTACGTGGGTCCCGACGGGCACCGCCTCGGCTTCGAGCGGTTCACCTCCGGTAGCTGGGAGATGGCCACGGGCGTCGTCCTGGCCCCCGCCGAGGTCACGGTCTGGGCCCGATCGGCCGGGGCCTGA